In the Sediminibacter sp. Hel_I_10 genome, one interval contains:
- a CDS encoding DUF427 domain-containing protein — protein MKAIWNGQTIAESDDTIVIENNHYFPQESIEKDYFKPSESKSMCPWKGQASYYTLEVDGSNNKDAAWYYPEPFDKAKEIKNRVAFWKGVQVVE, from the coding sequence ATGAAAGCCATCTGGAACGGACAAACTATTGCTGAAAGCGACGATACCATCGTTATCGAAAACAATCATTATTTTCCTCAAGAATCCATTGAGAAGGATTATTTCAAACCTTCAGAATCAAAATCTATGTGCCCTTGGAAAGGTCAGGCGAGCTATTATACGCTTGAAGTAGATGGCAGTAACAATAAAGATGCTGCTTGGTATTATCCAGAACCGTTTGATAAAGCGAAAGAAATTAAAAATAGGGTGGCTTTTTGGAAAGGAGTTCAAGTGGTTGAATAA
- a CDS encoding bifunctional alpha/beta hydrolase/OsmC family protein: MQSKTLEIKNSKGHLLHATLELPANQKPNYFVIFAHCFSCSSNYKAVTNITGTLTNFGFGVLRFDFTGLGKSEGEFSESHFSANVEDLMAVNDFLAKNYKAPSLLVGHSLGGAAVIVAASQLDNVKAVVTIGAPSNIQHVTHLFSHAVDEVKDKGEVEVNIGGRPFVIDQDFISDFDKTDLSEIIKNLRKPILILHAPFDKIVGIENAQEIYENALHPKSFISLDGADHLLTDAKYSNYAANMIGQWVRAYLPSQKNEMLETKGEQLVAHLNLQEHNFTTNIQTVNHNFIADEPKSVEGDDFGPSPYDFLSAALASCTAMTLKLYAERKQWNLKEVFVYITYSKKHSDDLMVEIDKPGQIDHLKKTLKLIGDLEDSQREKLKEIASKCPVHRTLLSQTVIETELVAE; this comes from the coding sequence ATGCAGAGCAAAACATTAGAAATAAAGAACTCTAAAGGGCACCTTCTTCATGCCACATTAGAGCTACCTGCAAATCAAAAGCCTAATTATTTTGTCATTTTTGCACACTGCTTTTCTTGCAGCAGCAACTATAAAGCAGTGACAAATATTACGGGAACCTTAACCAATTTCGGTTTTGGTGTATTGCGATTTGATTTTACGGGTTTGGGTAAAAGTGAAGGCGAATTTTCAGAAAGTCATTTTTCTGCTAACGTAGAGGATCTCATGGCTGTTAACGATTTCCTGGCTAAAAACTATAAGGCTCCATCGCTTTTAGTGGGACATTCCTTAGGAGGAGCAGCAGTTATTGTAGCCGCGTCACAGTTAGATAATGTAAAAGCTGTGGTGACCATAGGAGCGCCTTCAAATATTCAACATGTGACGCATTTATTTTCTCATGCGGTTGATGAGGTGAAAGATAAAGGAGAGGTCGAGGTGAATATAGGTGGCAGGCCATTTGTTATAGATCAAGATTTTATTTCAGACTTTGATAAGACAGATTTGTCGGAGATCATAAAAAATCTCAGAAAACCAATTTTAATATTACATGCACCATTTGATAAAATTGTTGGTATTGAAAATGCTCAAGAGATTTATGAAAATGCCTTGCATCCCAAGAGTTTTATAAGCTTAGATGGCGCAGATCATCTTTTAACAGACGCCAAATACAGCAACTATGCTGCTAATATGATTGGTCAATGGGTAAGGGCTTATTTACCAAGTCAAAAAAATGAGATGTTAGAAACTAAAGGAGAACAGCTTGTGGCTCATTTAAATCTTCAAGAACATAATTTTACAACCAATATTCAAACCGTTAACCATAATTTCATAGCAGATGAGCCCAAATCTGTAGAAGGTGATGATTTTGGACCTTCTCCCTATGATTTTTTAAGTGCAGCTTTGGCTTCATGTACTGCAATGACCTTAAAACTGTATGCAGAACGAAAGCAATGGAACTTAAAAGAAGTGTTTGTGTACATCACTTATTCTAAGAAACATAGCGATGATCTTATGGTTGAAATTGATAAGCCTGGTCAAATAGATCATCTCAAAAAAACATTGAAATTAATTGGGGATTTAGAGGATTCTCAACGGGAAAAATTAAAAGAAATTGCTTCTAAATGTCCAGTGCATCGCACCTTGCTAAGTCAAACAGTTATTGAGACAGAACTTGTGGCTGAGTGA
- a CDS encoding M28 family peptidase yields the protein MKNALIVIASALLFAGCGSSNKTTSENSKPKAAANPVDYASTITSAELKEMLYTYASDEFEGRETGAPGQKKAVNYLKDQYIAMGIPSPLPGDTYFQDVPLQKQKTPDVEFSVGDTTFENFDDFLVSGSVQTQKLDITEVVYAGYGIDSENYSDYDGLDVKDKIVLIKAGEPKDSDGNYLSSGSNLDTKWSNGRQSVSSKRDAAEAKGAKALLFLYPELLEQYGAYYKQLELSSNSGRMSLKSNDIPMISMLISNAVAEAIYPEIQTADQPKVLTTGFTINITSKTEEVASENVVAFIKGSEKPDEILVISAHLDHEGIKNGEVYNGADDDGSGTIAILEIAEAFKQAEKDGYAPKRSILFLHVTGEEKGLLGSRHYSDNDPIFPLKNTVADLNIDMIGRTDPEREGDRNYIYLIGSDKLSTELHTISEEVNSKYMNITLDYKYNDDNDPNRFYYRSDHYNFAKNNIPVIFYFNGTHADYHQPSDTPDKIQYDLLENRARLVFYTAWELANRNDRITVDKAQ from the coding sequence ATGAAAAATGCCTTAATAGTCATTGCTTCTGCCCTATTATTTGCAGGATGTGGCTCTTCAAACAAAACCACTTCTGAAAATTCTAAGCCTAAAGCAGCAGCAAATCCCGTAGATTATGCGAGCACAATTACTTCAGCGGAGCTCAAGGAAATGCTCTACACCTATGCTTCAGATGAATTTGAGGGCCGTGAGACTGGTGCTCCTGGTCAAAAAAAGGCGGTTAACTATTTAAAAGATCAATATATCGCTATGGGCATCCCTTCTCCATTACCTGGAGACACCTATTTTCAAGACGTGCCATTGCAAAAACAAAAAACACCAGACGTCGAGTTCTCTGTTGGAGATACAACATTCGAGAATTTTGATGATTTTCTGGTCTCTGGAAGCGTACAAACACAAAAATTAGATATTACTGAAGTTGTTTATGCTGGTTACGGGATAGATTCTGAAAATTATTCAGATTACGATGGCCTTGATGTTAAAGATAAAATTGTACTTATAAAAGCAGGAGAACCAAAAGATTCCGATGGCAATTACTTAAGCTCAGGTTCTAACTTAGACACAAAATGGAGCAATGGCAGACAATCTGTATCTTCAAAACGAGATGCTGCAGAAGCTAAAGGTGCTAAAGCCTTATTATTTTTATATCCAGAACTATTAGAGCAATATGGCGCCTATTACAAACAGTTGGAATTATCTAGCAACTCGGGCAGAATGTCATTAAAGTCTAATGACATCCCAATGATTTCTATGTTAATTAGTAATGCAGTTGCTGAAGCCATCTATCCTGAAATTCAAACAGCAGATCAACCTAAAGTCTTAACTACAGGCTTCACTATAAACATTACAAGTAAAACTGAGGAGGTTGCTTCTGAAAATGTCGTGGCCTTTATTAAAGGTTCTGAAAAACCAGATGAAATTTTGGTCATATCGGCACATCTAGATCACGAAGGCATTAAAAATGGAGAAGTATATAACGGTGCTGATGATGATGGATCGGGCACTATTGCCATTTTAGAAATTGCTGAAGCTTTTAAACAAGCAGAAAAAGACGGCTACGCCCCAAAACGATCTATTTTGTTTTTACACGTTACTGGAGAAGAAAAAGGACTTTTGGGATCAAGACACTATTCTGATAACGATCCTATTTTTCCTTTAAAAAATACAGTGGCCGATTTAAATATTGATATGATTGGACGTACCGATCCCGAGCGTGAAGGCGATCGTAACTATATCTACTTAATTGGTAGCGATAAATTAAGCACAGAACTTCATACAATTTCTGAGGAAGTCAATTCAAAATATATGAACATCACCTTAGATTACAAGTATAATGATGATAATGATCCTAATCGTTTTTATTACCGCTCAGATCATTATAATTTTGCTAAAAACAACATACCGGTCATCTTCTATTTTAACGGCACCCATGCAGATTACCACCAACCTAGTGATACACCAGATAAAATTCAATATGATCTGCTTGAGAACAGAGCTCGCCTCGTGTTTTATACTGCTTGGGAACTCGCCAATCGCAATGACAGAATTACTGTGGACAAAGCGCAATAA
- a CDS encoding M28 family peptidase, translating into MKLQLIALSLTLVGSCATLNHEQKIKQLQTNIVFEDAEVVSKYAETITADELKTHVYAFSSDAFEGRRSGEVGHHKAAHFLKNYYLQNQIASPFGGEHYFQAIPESFFSRDLKSSENVLAYIEGSEFPEEVLIISGHSDHEGFTDTEIYNGADDNGSGTSAIMEIAQAFKKATDDGFQPRRSILFLHLTGEEVGLKGSLYYTQHPVFAMKNTIADLNIDMIGRVDEAHTNNPNYIYIIGADRLSTELHYISEAANTQFTNLDLDYTFNAERDANRYYYRSDHYNFALQGVPVIFYFNGEHKDYHEPTDTAEKINYKLLQKRTQLIFSTAWYLVNTDKRIIVDQDY; encoded by the coding sequence ATGAAACTTCAATTGATTGCCTTATCGCTAACGTTGGTTGGTTCTTGCGCCACATTAAACCACGAGCAGAAAATAAAGCAGCTGCAAACCAATATCGTGTTTGAAGATGCCGAAGTGGTTTCTAAATATGCTGAGACCATCACCGCGGATGAATTAAAAACACATGTTTACGCCTTTTCATCAGACGCGTTTGAAGGACGACGCTCTGGAGAAGTTGGTCATCACAAAGCCGCTCACTTTCTTAAAAATTATTACCTACAAAATCAAATTGCCTCTCCTTTTGGAGGAGAACATTACTTTCAAGCTATTCCCGAATCGTTTTTCTCACGAGATCTAAAATCGTCTGAAAATGTTTTGGCCTATATAGAAGGCAGCGAATTCCCAGAAGAAGTGCTCATCATTTCTGGACATTCTGACCATGAAGGCTTTACCGATACCGAAATTTATAACGGAGCAGACGATAATGGTTCTGGCACCTCGGCCATTATGGAGATTGCGCAAGCTTTTAAAAAAGCAACCGATGATGGTTTTCAACCTAGACGAAGTATTTTATTCTTGCATCTCACTGGTGAAGAAGTTGGCTTAAAGGGCTCGCTCTATTACACCCAGCATCCCGTTTTCGCAATGAAGAATACCATTGCCGATCTTAATATTGATATGATTGGCCGTGTGGATGAAGCACATACAAATAACCCTAATTATATTTATATTATTGGGGCCGATCGGCTGAGCACAGAATTACATTATATCTCTGAGGCTGCTAATACGCAGTTTACCAATTTAGATCTGGATTACACCTTTAATGCAGAGCGCGACGCCAACCGCTATTACTATCGCTCAGATCATTATAATTTTGCATTGCAAGGCGTACCTGTAATCTTTTACTTTAATGGCGAACATAAAGATTATCATGAACCTACAGACACTGCCGAAAAAATAAATTACAAGCTTCTCCAAAAACGGACACAACTGATTTTTTCTACGGCTTGGTATTTGGTCAATACCGATAAACGCATTATTGTAGATCAAGACTATTGA
- a CDS encoding universal stress protein gives MKHILLPTDFSENSWNAIVYAMQLFKEQTCTFYLLNTYTPVVYHAEYVMGYPAQFGLGDTIRNTSQQQLEELVLRVSNAFEVNPKHTFETAARFNTLVPCISEFLETQPIDLIIMGTKGATGAQEVLFGSNTVHVINAISCSVLAIPSNFKYKAPYEILFPTDLKVNHQHIEAKILQQITLSNHSRVHLMHVSTGNALNDVQKENKLQLESSFENTVMLFHDVTDMSIPEAIDKFQTTYEINLLVMVNNKHSFFENLFFKNTVHQIGFHLNIPFLVIPSNK, from the coding sequence ATGAAACATATCCTATTACCAACCGATTTTTCTGAAAACTCCTGGAACGCTATTGTCTATGCAATGCAGTTATTTAAAGAACAAACCTGCACTTTTTATTTATTAAACACCTATACCCCTGTTGTCTATCATGCTGAATATGTAATGGGCTATCCCGCTCAATTTGGCTTGGGGGACACTATTAGAAACACATCTCAACAACAATTAGAGGAGCTTGTATTGCGTGTCTCTAATGCCTTTGAAGTAAATCCCAAACACACTTTCGAAACAGCTGCTAGATTTAATACACTCGTCCCGTGCATCTCTGAATTTTTAGAGACACAGCCTATAGACCTCATCATCATGGGGACCAAAGGTGCCACTGGAGCTCAGGAAGTGCTTTTTGGATCAAATACCGTACATGTAATTAACGCCATTAGCTGTTCTGTTTTGGCCATTCCTTCTAACTTCAAATACAAAGCACCTTATGAGATTTTATTTCCTACAGACCTAAAGGTAAACCATCAACATATAGAGGCTAAGATATTACAGCAAATTACCTTATCCAACCACTCTCGAGTGCACTTAATGCATGTTTCAACAGGAAATGCTCTTAACGATGTACAAAAGGAAAATAAGCTACAATTAGAATCTAGTTTTGAAAATACCGTGATGCTTTTTCATGATGTCACAGATATGAGTATTCCAGAAGCGATTGATAAATTCCAGACCACTTATGAGATCAATTTATTGGTCATGGTAAATAATAAGCACTCCTTTTTTGAAAATTTATTTTTCAAGAATACAGTCCATCAAATAGGGTTTCATTTAAATATTCCTTTTCTAGTGATTCCATCAAACAAATAA
- the msrA gene encoding peptide-methionine (S)-S-oxide reductase MsrA — MSTENLKQITVGAGCFWCIEAVYQEVKGIKEVVSGYTGGTVPGKPTYREICSGLTGHAEVVQVTYDANVVSYEDLLVIFMTTHDPTTLNRQGADVGTQYRSVIYYHDAAQEKIANAVVKAMQSYYEDPIVTEISAAETFYKAEDDHQNFYSNNKGYGYCTFVIEPKLSKLRKLHAEKLKSVSA, encoded by the coding sequence ATGAGTACAGAGAATTTAAAACAAATCACCGTTGGCGCGGGATGCTTTTGGTGTATAGAAGCCGTTTATCAAGAAGTTAAGGGTATTAAGGAGGTCGTTTCGGGGTATACAGGTGGTACTGTACCGGGAAAACCGACCTATAGAGAAATTTGTTCAGGGTTAACGGGACATGCTGAGGTAGTGCAAGTCACTTACGATGCCAATGTGGTGTCATATGAGGACTTGTTGGTTATTTTTATGACCACTCATGATCCTACAACCTTAAATAGGCAAGGCGCCGATGTTGGTACACAGTATCGATCTGTAATTTACTATCACGATGCTGCTCAAGAAAAAATTGCGAATGCCGTAGTAAAGGCCATGCAAAGTTATTACGAAGATCCTATTGTTACAGAAATTAGCGCAGCAGAAACCTTTTACAAGGCAGAGGACGATCACCAAAATTTCTACTCAAATAATAAGGGTTATGGCTACTGCACTTTTGTTATTGAGCCAAAACTTTCAAAACTTAGAAAGTTACACGCTGAAAAATTAAAATCAGTTTCAGCATAA
- the msrB gene encoding peptide-methionine (R)-S-oxide reductase MsrB, whose translation MITWKDVINYSVNGNPEPDRRVEKTEAEWREQLTPEQYRIARQKGTEAPGTGDFCSKFDAGQYNCICCDTPLFDSTIKFESGTGWPSFTQPIKENAIKYEKDTKFGMVRVEVMCNVCDGHLGHVFPDGPEPSGLRYCVNSDAMKVDETIKENS comes from the coding sequence ATGATTACTTGGAAAGATGTTATCAATTATAGTGTCAACGGAAATCCCGAACCAGATCGTCGTGTTGAAAAAACAGAGGCAGAATGGCGGGAGCAACTCACTCCAGAACAATATAGAATTGCAAGACAGAAAGGCACTGAGGCGCCTGGTACAGGTGATTTTTGCAGTAAATTTGATGCTGGGCAATACAATTGTATTTGCTGTGACACCCCATTGTTTGATTCTACAATAAAATTTGAATCAGGCACGGGTTGGCCTAGCTTTACTCAGCCTATTAAAGAGAATGCCATTAAATATGAAAAAGATACCAAGTTTGGTATGGTGAGAGTAGAGGTGATGTGCAATGTTTGTGACGGACATTTAGGGCATGTTTTTCCTGACGGACCTGAACCAAGCGGATTGCGCTATTGTGTCAATTCAGATGCCATGAAAGTAGATGAAACCATTAAAGAAAACAGCTAA
- a CDS encoding YdiU family protein — MKLNVKDTFNKELPADPVQENERRQVHNACFSYVTPKKTATPKLIHVSPEMLDHIGLTMEDSSSNDFLQLVTGNTVLPDTKPYAMCYGGHQFGHWAGQLGDGRAINLFEVNHKHQQWALQLKGSGETPYSRSADGLAVLRSSVREYLCSEAMHHLGVPTTRALSLAETGDQVLRDMMYDGNAKYEKGAVVCRVSPSFIRFGNFEILAARKDHVALKQLADYTIKHFFSNLGAPSKAVYVAFFREIARRSIEMVVHWQRVGFVHGVMNTDNMSILGLTIDYGPYGWLEDYDKGWTPNTTDRQHKRYRFGAQPDVVLWNLYQLANALYPLINEAEGLEEVLQKFRADYDQAYLEMMRSKLGLDLKCDEDEQLIQQLDQNLELTETDMTLFFRNLSGFTSETVAEGLVLVEDAFYNINEVSDKIRQQWNRWFESYAHRLKKEIQTLEERQEQMNKVNPKYVLRNYMAQLAIDAANDGNYELIDELFTLLKKPYDEQPQYQKWFAKRPDWAKDKVGCSMLSCSS, encoded by the coding sequence ATGAAGTTAAATGTAAAAGATACCTTTAATAAAGAATTACCCGCCGATCCTGTTCAAGAAAATGAGCGTAGGCAAGTGCACAATGCTTGTTTTTCTTATGTAACTCCTAAAAAGACGGCTACACCAAAATTAATCCATGTGTCTCCAGAAATGTTAGATCATATTGGTTTAACTATGGAAGATTCTTCATCTAATGATTTTTTACAACTAGTAACGGGGAATACCGTTTTACCAGATACAAAGCCTTATGCCATGTGCTACGGTGGTCATCAATTTGGCCATTGGGCAGGACAGTTGGGAGATGGGCGAGCCATCAATCTTTTTGAGGTCAATCATAAGCACCAACAATGGGCCTTACAGTTAAAAGGGTCGGGAGAGACACCATACTCGAGATCTGCAGATGGTTTGGCCGTTTTAAGATCTTCTGTTAGAGAATACCTTTGTAGCGAAGCCATGCATCATCTTGGTGTGCCCACAACACGAGCACTCTCTTTGGCAGAAACAGGCGATCAAGTTCTTCGGGATATGATGTATGATGGCAATGCTAAGTATGAAAAAGGAGCTGTAGTATGCCGAGTGTCTCCTAGTTTTATTCGCTTCGGAAATTTTGAGATTTTGGCCGCTAGAAAAGATCATGTGGCACTCAAGCAACTTGCAGATTATACCATCAAGCATTTTTTTTCTAATTTGGGAGCGCCATCTAAGGCAGTATATGTCGCATTTTTTCGTGAGATAGCGAGAAGAAGTATTGAGATGGTTGTGCATTGGCAGCGTGTTGGTTTTGTTCATGGGGTGATGAACACAGATAATATGAGTATCCTAGGGCTTACCATAGATTATGGTCCTTATGGCTGGCTTGAAGATTATGATAAAGGTTGGACCCCAAATACGACAGATCGGCAGCATAAACGTTACCGATTTGGTGCCCAGCCCGATGTGGTATTATGGAACCTGTATCAATTGGCTAATGCCCTTTACCCTTTAATCAATGAGGCAGAAGGATTGGAAGAAGTGTTGCAGAAATTTAGAGCAGATTATGACCAAGCTTATTTAGAGATGATGCGATCTAAATTAGGGCTTGACCTTAAATGTGATGAGGATGAACAGCTCATACAACAGTTGGATCAAAATCTAGAATTGACAGAAACCGACATGACCTTGTTCTTTAGAAACTTAAGTGGTTTTACTTCGGAAACCGTCGCAGAAGGTTTAGTGTTAGTAGAAGATGCGTTCTATAACATTAATGAGGTGTCAGATAAGATACGGCAGCAGTGGAACCGTTGGTTTGAAAGCTATGCCCATCGATTGAAAAAAGAAATACAGACTTTAGAAGAGCGACAAGAGCAAATGAATAAGGTCAATCCTAAGTATGTTCTTAGAAATTATATGGCGCAATTGGCCATTGATGCCGCAAATGATGGTAACTATGAGTTAATTGATGAGTTGTTCACGCTTTTGAAAAAACCGTATGATGAACAGCCTCAATATCAAAAATGGTTTGCCAAAAGACCAGACTGGGCAAAGGATAAAGTAGGATGTTCTATGCTATCCTGCAGTTCGTAA
- a CDS encoding formate/nitrite transporter family protein yields MEEEEKKQEAHQKDLEKKSNEVEDVKNYTEILSRVIHEGEEIFKLKKRAVFLSSCIAGLEIGFSYVLVCTLYYLFAGSFDEAYIYKMFGFVYPIGFILVILGRSALFTEQTSVLALPVLNGQRTIWELLQIWGIVIFGNVIGGILFVFFITSMATKLGLFDQETMVTVGSHILDHEYWVLLISAITAGWLMGLLTWLLNSSVDVLTRIIIIIIITGTIGFAGFHHSIVGNIEAFGAFLYADDISILDYLVFLALTLLGNGLGGAIVVGLFKYRIFESNYAAE; encoded by the coding sequence ATGGAAGAAGAAGAAAAAAAACAGGAAGCACATCAAAAAGATTTAGAAAAAAAGTCTAATGAAGTTGAAGATGTCAAGAATTACACCGAAATTTTAAGTCGTGTCATACACGAAGGTGAGGAAATTTTCAAGCTTAAAAAAAGAGCTGTTTTTCTTAGCTCCTGTATTGCTGGCTTAGAAATAGGTTTTAGTTACGTACTGGTTTGCACCTTGTACTATCTTTTTGCTGGAAGCTTTGACGAGGCCTACATCTACAAGATGTTTGGGTTTGTGTATCCCATAGGCTTTATACTAGTTATTTTAGGAAGGTCTGCACTTTTTACAGAGCAGACTTCAGTTTTAGCATTACCAGTACTAAATGGGCAACGCACCATTTGGGAGTTACTTCAAATTTGGGGTATTGTTATCTTCGGAAATGTGATTGGCGGGATTCTGTTTGTATTTTTCATTACGTCTATGGCCACCAAACTAGGTTTGTTTGATCAAGAGACCATGGTGACCGTAGGATCTCATATTTTAGATCATGAATATTGGGTACTTCTTATTAGTGCTATTACCGCGGGTTGGTTGATGGGCTTGTTAACTTGGCTTTTAAACTCCTCGGTAGACGTGTTAACACGCATCATCATCATTATTATCATAACGGGCACAATTGGCTTTGCAGGCTTCCATCATAGTATCGTTGGAAACATTGAAGCCTTCGGAGCCTTTTTATATGCCGATGATATCTCCATTTTAGATTATCTGGTTTTCTTAGCGTTAACTCTATTAGGAAACGGACTTGGCGGTGCTATTGTTGTAGGACTTTTTAAATACAGGATTTTCGAATCTAACTACGCCGCTGAATAA
- a CDS encoding universal stress protein, with protein MKRILLLTDFSDNSINAMHYAMQFLKEEICTFFILHTKSSSSYISGDLIMSGSNSIYQSIIKNEKDQLKDLIVDLVKVFDNDNFQYEPIVEYGDLTNAVNELVISKQIDFIFMGTKGNTGVKEKVFGSNTIHVIRNVDCATFVVPDGFLYKKPEEIIFPLDPFDAMNGVAFSKAIRVIKSFSKKIHVLRINENSVDEERKHSDQETLKTVLHKVPFVYYAVHDLPKHHAVNGYVQTNNIDLIVLIKHKELMFEHFFMGSSTTKIGSHLEVPLLVVHDELD; from the coding sequence ATGAAACGGATTCTTTTACTCACAGATTTTTCAGATAATTCTATAAACGCAATGCATTATGCCATGCAGTTCCTTAAAGAAGAGATTTGTACCTTTTTTATACTCCACACTAAAAGTTCATCCTCTTATATTAGTGGAGATCTTATAATGTCTGGCTCTAATTCAATCTATCAGTCTATCATCAAAAACGAGAAAGATCAGTTAAAGGACCTTATCGTTGATTTGGTGAAAGTCTTTGATAATGACAATTTTCAATATGAACCTATAGTTGAATATGGCGATTTAACCAATGCAGTAAATGAACTGGTGATTTCAAAGCAAATCGATTTTATCTTCATGGGAACTAAAGGTAATACTGGAGTTAAAGAAAAGGTTTTTGGCAGCAATACGATTCATGTGATTAGAAACGTCGATTGTGCAACCTTTGTGGTGCCAGATGGTTTTCTCTATAAAAAACCCGAAGAAATCATATTTCCATTAGATCCTTTTGATGCTATGAACGGTGTTGCTTTTTCTAAAGCGATCAGGGTGATCAAAAGCTTTAGTAAAAAAATACATGTTTTAAGAATTAACGAAAATAGCGTAGATGAAGAGCGAAAACATAGCGATCAAGAAACGCTAAAAACGGTACTCCATAAAGTTCCTTTTGTCTATTATGCAGTTCATGATTTGCCAAAGCATCATGCTGTTAATGGCTATGTGCAAACCAACAATATTGATTTAATAGTGCTTATAAAACATAAGGAGCTCATGTTTGAGCATTTCTTTATGGGGTCATCAACCACTAAAATTGGAAGTCATTTAGAAGTACCACTTTTGGTTGTTCATGATGAACTGGACTAA
- a CDS encoding carbohydrate kinase family protein — MARITCFGEVLWDVFPTHKKIGGAPLNVAIRLASLGNHVSMISRIGNDTNGEKLVDFILENNVDTSLIQVDEQYKTGKVKVMLNEKGSASYDIKFPRAWDKIELSDKIKDSIKSSDAFVYGSLVARDDTSRHTLYELLKLAKHKIFDINLREPYYKKEVLISLMEAANFIKFNDDELFQICKSLGSKFNSLEQNIRYISEKTNTKSICVTKGRHGAVLLFEDSFFYNSGYQIKVVDTVGAGDSFLASLTSQLLNDKKPQDAIDYACAVGALVTQSEGANPKISQKEIDSFINPYE; from the coding sequence ATGGCTAGAATAACATGTTTCGGAGAAGTCTTATGGGATGTATTTCCAACCCATAAAAAAATAGGTGGAGCACCTTTAAACGTTGCTATTAGACTTGCCTCATTGGGCAATCACGTTTCCATGATTAGTAGGATAGGAAATGATACTAATGGAGAAAAATTAGTAGATTTTATATTGGAAAATAATGTAGACACATCTCTAATACAGGTGGATGAGCAATATAAAACAGGTAAAGTAAAAGTGATGTTAAATGAAAAGGGTTCAGCATCCTACGACATTAAATTTCCGAGAGCTTGGGACAAAATAGAGTTATCTGATAAAATAAAAGACAGCATAAAATCTTCAGATGCATTTGTTTACGGAAGTTTGGTTGCTCGTGATGACACATCAAGGCATACACTCTATGAACTTCTGAAATTGGCAAAACACAAGATTTTTGATATCAATCTTCGTGAGCCTTATTATAAAAAAGAGGTCTTGATTTCATTAATGGAGGCGGCAAACTTCATTAAGTTCAATGATGATGAATTATTTCAAATCTGTAAGTCCTTAGGTTCAAAATTCAACTCATTAGAGCAAAACATTCGATACATTTCCGAAAAAACCAATACAAAAAGTATATGTGTCACCAAGGGCAGACATGGTGCAGTGTTACTATTTGAAGATTCATTTTTCTATAATAGTGGCTATCAAATTAAAGTGGTTGACACCGTTGGAGCGGGAGACTCTTTTTTAGCATCCTTGACAAGTCAGTTGCTTAATGACAAAAAGCCGCAAGATGCTATAGATTATGCCTGTGCCGTTGGTGCTTTGGTAACACAAAGTGAAGGTGCTAACCCAAAAATCTCTCAAAAGGAAATCGATAGCTTTATAAATCCTTATGAATAG